A stretch of DNA from Mustela nigripes isolate SB6536 unplaced genomic scaffold, MUSNIG.SB6536 HiC_scaffold_5014, whole genome shotgun sequence:
AGCGCACCCAAAACTGGAGAAAATGTTCTTTGTGCTCATCCTCCTGATGTACCTGGTGATCTTACTGGGCAATGGGGTCCTCATCCTGGTGACCGTCCTTGATGCCCGCCTGCACACACCGATGTACTTCTTTCTGGGGAACCTCTCCTTCCTGGACATCTGCTACACGACCTCCTCAGTCCCCCTCATTCTTGACAGCTTCCTGACACCCAGGAAAACCATCTCCTTTTCAGCCTGTGCCGTGCAgatgtttctctcttttgctatGGCAGGGACAGAGTGTGTGCTTCTGGGCATGATGGCATTTGATCgttatgtggccatctgtaacccCCTCAGGTACCCCATGGTCATGAGCAAGGCC
This window harbors:
- the LOC132009122 gene encoding olfactory receptor 2S2 codes for the protein MEKANWSSPVVGFILLGLSAHPKLEKMFFVLILLMYLVILLGNGVLILVTVLDARLHTPMYFFLGNLSFLDICYTTSSVPLILDSFLTPRKTISFSACAVQMFLSFAMAGTECVLLGMMAFDRYVAICNPLRYPMVMSKAAYVPMAVSSWAIGGTASVVHTSLTIQLPFCGDNVINHFTCEILAVLKLACADISINVISMGVTNVIFLGAPVLFISI